From a region of the Prevotella melaninogenica genome:
- a CDS encoding tRNA1(Val) (adenine(37)-N6)-methyltransferase, translating into MGFTFKQFHIIDDHTAMKVGTDGVLLGAWAKGGTRILDIGTGTGLIALMMAQRFSTAQIDAIEIDKGALEDAHLNVSASPFNDRINILNSSLQNYASCSENQEGGIYDAIVCNPPYFINSLKNPLQQRTTARHTDSLSHQELIYHSKRLLKPNGTLSVIIPSDNKDILESEAIFNGLSILKITNIKTKSSKPAKRCLIEFGKDTTTVCKIEEQVLNDDNGVRTMWYQNITQAFYIK; encoded by the coding sequence ATGGGATTTACTTTCAAGCAATTTCATATCATTGATGATCACACGGCCATGAAGGTCGGGACAGATGGTGTATTGCTCGGAGCTTGGGCAAAAGGTGGTACAAGAATCCTTGATATAGGAACAGGAACCGGACTTATTGCCCTTATGATGGCACAACGTTTCTCAACAGCTCAGATTGATGCTATCGAGATTGACAAGGGAGCGCTTGAAGATGCGCATCTTAATGTTTCAGCGTCTCCATTTAATGATAGAATAAACATTCTCAATAGTTCCTTACAAAATTACGCCTCTTGCAGTGAAAACCAAGAAGGAGGGATCTACGATGCAATTGTATGCAACCCACCTTACTTTATTAATTCGTTAAAAAATCCTTTACAACAAAGAACTACTGCAAGACATACTGACTCCCTCTCTCACCAAGAGCTTATCTACCATTCTAAAAGACTTCTTAAACCCAACGGAACACTCTCCGTTATCATTCCTTCTGACAACAAAGATATACTTGAGTCAGAAGCTATATTTAACGGATTATCAATACTAAAGATAACTAACATTAAAACAAAATCTTCAAAACCTGCTAAACGCTGCTTAATAGAGTTTGGAAAAGATACTACCACAGTATGTAAGATAGAAGAACAAGTACTAAACGATGATAATGGAGTACGCACAATGTGGTATCAAAATATTACACAAGCGTTCTACATTAAGTAA